One region of Papaver somniferum cultivar HN1 unplaced genomic scaffold, ASM357369v1 unplaced-scaffold_131, whole genome shotgun sequence genomic DNA includes:
- the LOC113332286 gene encoding uncharacterized protein LOC113332286, whose product MEIKFDLVSTTDDEKNTILHYAAKLAPSARLNLISGVALQMQREVQWFKGVESIMMETDWYKRNKKGDTAQHLFTIEHKDLLKEAENWMKNTSGSCMVVAARIATVAFAAAFTVPGEMDFLKVLPQKLIIGFATLFIPIAAILVAFGASVYIVVGGRYPWAPIPIALFTSCPILLFACLQLPLFYEMVHSTYRGSILGNHIYISYTVEKNKKKK is encoded by the exons ATGGAGATAAAGTTTGATCTGGTTTCTACAACGGATGATGAAAAAAATACCATCTTGCATTATGCTGCCAAGTTAGCACCTTCTGCACGACTCAATTTGATCTCTGGTGTAGCCCTTCAGATGCAGCGAGAAGTGCAGTGGTTTAAG GGGGTGGAGAGTATTATGATGGAAACAGATTGGTATAAGAGAAACAAGAAAGGGGATACAGCTCAACATTTATTTACAATTGAACACAAAGATTTGCTGAAAGAAGCAGAGAATTGGATGAAGAATACATCTGGTTCCTGCATGGTAGTTGCTGCTCGCATAGCCACCGTAGCATTTGCAGCTGCTTTTACTGTTCCAGGAG AAATGGATTTCCTCAAGGTTCTACCACAAAAGCTAATCATTGGTTTTGCAACACTGTTCATACCTATAGCAGCGATACTGGTAGCTTTTGGTGCATCAGTGTATATTGTGGTTGGGGGCCGGTATCCATGGGCGCCGATTCCGATAGCATTGTTTACTTCCTGTCCTATCCTCTTGTTTGCATGCTTGCAATTGCCATTGTTTTATGAAATGGTTCATTCTACATATCGAGGCAGTATCCTTGGGAACCACATATATATTTCATATACAGTtgaaaagaataagaagaaaaaataa
- the LOC113332502 gene encoding caffeic acid 3-O-methyltransferase 1-like, producing the protein MGSIQNVDEDIQACRYAMELASASVPVMVLKTAIELDILEIIKKAGPGAQISVSEIVSQIQNLKNPDAPVMLDRMLRLLASYNILTCGLKDGENDDKVERLYGLAPVCKFLTKNEAGCSMSALLLMNQDKVLMESWYHLKDAILDGGIPFNKAYGVHAFEYHGKDLRFNKVFNKGMSDHTTITMNKILETYKGFEGLNSIVDVGGGVGATVSMIISKYPTIQGINFDLPHVILDAPSFSGIKHVGGDMFASVPNADAIFMKWILHDWSDEHSVKILKNCYDALPKNGKVIIVECIIPEVPDSSVSGHGVFHLDNIMLAHNPGGKERSLKQFENLAKDTGFTDFQVICSAYDTYVMEFYKN; encoded by the exons ATGGGTTCGATCCAGAACGTAGACGAAGATATACAAGCGTGTCGATACGCTATGGAATTAGCCAGTGCATCAGTACCAGTAATGGTGCTTAAAACAGCCATAGAGCTAGACATTCTTGAAATCATCAAGAAAGCCGGTCCTGGTGCGCAGATCAGTGTTAGTGAAATTGTATCTCAAATCCAGAATCTCAAGAACCCGGATGCGCCTGTTATGCTGGATCGTATGCTTAGATTGTTAGCCAGTTATAACATCCTCACTTGTGGTCTTAAAGATGGGGAGAACGATGATAAAGTTGAAAGACTTTATGGACTTGCTCCAGTCTGTAAATTCTTGACTAAGAATGAAGCTGGTTGTTCAATGTCTGCTTTGCTTCTTATGAATCAAGATAAGGTCCTCATGGAAAGCTG GTACCATTTGAAAGATGCAATCCTGGATGGAGGAATTCCATTTAACAAAGCTTATGGAGTGCACGCATTTGAATACCATGGAAAAGATCTTAGGTTCAACAAGGTATTTAACAAGGGAATGTCTGACCATACAACCATCACCATGAACAAAATCCTTGAAACCTACAAGGGTTTCGAAGGTTTGAACTCCATTGTCGATGTTGGTGGAGGTGTTGGTGCAACCGTTAGTATGATCATCTCCAAATACCCCACAATTCAAG GTATTAACTTCGACTTACCTCACGTAATCCTAGACGCTCCATCATTCTCAGGCATCAAGCACGTCGGTGGTGACATGTTTGCCAGTGTTCCAAATGCAGATGCAATTTTCATGAAATGGATTCTTCACGATTGGAGTGATGAACACAGTGTTAAAATCTTGAAGAATTGCTATGATGCATTACCTAAAAATGGGAAAGTCATTATTGTTGAATGCATTATACCAGAAGTGCCAGACAGTAGCGTCTCAGGCCATGGTGTATTCCATTTGGACAACATTATGTTGGCGCATAACCCTGGTGGTAAAGAAAGATCACTAAAACAATTTGAAAACCTAGCTAAAGATACTGGATTCACTGATTTCCAAGTGATCTGTTCTGCTTATGATACTTACGTTATGGAATTCTACAAAAATTAG
- the LOC113332503 gene encoding uncharacterized protein LOC113332503: MPSGRVGGGGPRRRGEPGGLTKAVQSVFAFVKFAEFEILFVLFFLIAFIIFKDLTSRPEYNQILVKKPGGSDFWGN; this comes from the exons ATGCCGTCAGGGAGAGTTGGAGGAGGAGGTCCAAGGAGGAGAGGAGAACCAGGAGGATTGACTAAGGCTGTACAATCAGTGTTCGCGTTTGTTAAATTCGCTGAGTTTGAGATTCTGTTTGTTCTTTTCTTCCTCATCGCGTTCATCATCTTTAAAGATCTG ACATCAAGGCCAGAGTACAATCAAATCCTTGTGAAGAAGCCTGGGGGTAGTGACTTCTGGGGAAATTAG